In the genome of Hymenobacter taeanensis, one region contains:
- a CDS encoding DUF5916 domain-containing protein, with protein sequence MFLLVCLALATGTSYAQTAETAAQAAVPAPKRQLQALRITETIKLDGQLDEPIWQQAPIATDFIQNRPNPGPHEKHPTEVRVLYDDANLYVGAIMHDVSQDSIMRELSARDDIGNSDFFGVFLDTYHDQLNGYSFIVSTGGVQVDSRYSPAGGEDGNWNAVWDSRTAMRGTDWICEIRIPYSAIRFSKATEQVWGLNFMRQRKRDNQAFFWNEVKPAVDGFVNQWGELRGLRDITPPLRLSLTPYVSSYVNHYPYQEQGTRNTSTSFNGGADVKWGINESFTLDATLVPDFGQVQSDNQVLNLSPFEVQFQENRQFFTEGTELFNKGNLFYSRRVGATPIGFDNVSSQLRQGEPGLDGQRRPGEAVVSNPGVTRLLNATKVSGRTKNGLGIGVFNALSNDVYATVRDSVDGSRREVLTQPFSNYSIMVLDQSLKNNSYVSLINTNVTRWGSTYDANVTGGLFRFANKKNSYAVDGRVVYSRRRGNVFGSEEQIDDQDGYKYQIGVSKISGNFTWGLNHGIESDKYNPNDLGILFGNNNISQGLYASYNKYKPFWKVNNLNTFFNLNHSLLYKPTRYQDANVSAGFNTTFTKSFMTVGANFDANPVTHDYYEPRQYPLGDYYVRVPVNANLGGFISSDYRKKLALDVNAGVRWYDTDDRLERARPRRMGYGWNISPRYRVSNQLNFRYSLDWNLRQNQVGYVNGGLDTSLPDDAEFRKNYATDVLLGRRRVLTVTNTLSGAYTFNNRMSLTIRTRHYTSTVSYADFARLGKNGQETLVDYRRNRDNTFNAFNVDAVYSWWFAPGSQVSIVWKNASSSFLEANEATPLYFDNLNNTINTPHNNNVSIKVLYYLDYLMIKRKLAS encoded by the coding sequence ATGTTTCTGCTGGTTTGCCTGGCTCTGGCAACCGGCACGAGCTATGCACAAACAGCTGAAACGGCCGCCCAGGCTGCCGTTCCCGCCCCCAAACGCCAGCTGCAGGCCTTGCGCATCACTGAAACTATTAAGCTGGATGGCCAGCTGGATGAGCCCATCTGGCAGCAGGCTCCCATTGCCACCGACTTCATTCAGAACCGGCCCAACCCCGGCCCTCACGAAAAGCACCCCACTGAGGTGCGCGTGCTCTATGACGATGCCAACCTCTACGTGGGCGCCATCATGCACGACGTATCGCAGGACTCCATTATGCGCGAGCTGAGCGCCCGCGACGACATTGGCAACTCCGACTTCTTCGGTGTTTTCCTGGATACGTACCACGACCAGCTGAACGGCTACAGCTTTATTGTAAGCACGGGCGGAGTGCAGGTAGATTCGCGCTACTCGCCGGCTGGCGGCGAAGATGGCAACTGGAACGCCGTGTGGGACTCGCGCACCGCCATGCGCGGCACCGACTGGATCTGCGAAATCCGGATTCCGTACTCCGCCATTCGTTTCAGCAAAGCCACCGAGCAGGTGTGGGGCCTGAACTTCATGCGCCAGCGCAAGCGCGACAACCAGGCCTTCTTCTGGAACGAGGTGAAACCCGCCGTAGATGGCTTTGTAAACCAATGGGGTGAGCTGCGGGGCCTGCGTGATATTACGCCGCCGCTGCGCCTCTCGCTCACGCCCTACGTTTCCAGCTATGTAAACCACTATCCCTACCAGGAGCAGGGCACCCGCAACACCAGCACCAGCTTCAATGGCGGCGCCGACGTGAAGTGGGGCATCAACGAAAGCTTTACCCTGGATGCTACGCTGGTACCCGACTTTGGGCAGGTGCAGAGCGATAACCAGGTGCTTAACCTCTCGCCGTTTGAGGTGCAGTTTCAGGAAAACCGCCAGTTCTTCACCGAAGGCACCGAGCTGTTCAACAAGGGCAACCTGTTCTACTCCCGCCGGGTGGGGGCCACGCCCATTGGGTTTGATAACGTAAGCAGTCAGCTGCGCCAAGGCGAGCCGGGCCTTGATGGGCAGCGTAGGCCCGGTGAAGCCGTGGTGAGCAACCCCGGCGTTACCCGCTTGCTCAACGCCACCAAGGTATCGGGCCGCACCAAGAATGGTTTGGGCATTGGGGTGTTCAATGCGCTCAGCAATGATGTGTACGCCACCGTGCGCGACTCCGTGGACGGCAGCCGCCGCGAGGTGCTTACCCAACCCTTCAGCAACTACAGCATTATGGTGCTGGACCAAAGCCTGAAGAACAACTCCTACGTTTCGCTCATCAACACCAACGTTACGCGCTGGGGCAGCACCTATGATGCCAACGTGACGGGTGGCCTGTTCCGCTTCGCCAACAAAAAAAACAGCTACGCCGTGGATGGCCGCGTGGTATACTCGCGGCGGCGTGGCAATGTGTTTGGCTCAGAAGAGCAGATTGATGACCAGGATGGCTACAAATACCAGATTGGGGTCAGCAAGATCAGCGGCAACTTTACCTGGGGCCTAAACCACGGTATTGAGTCAGACAAGTACAACCCCAATGACCTGGGCATCCTGTTCGGCAACAACAACATCAGCCAGGGGCTGTACGCCAGTTACAACAAGTATAAGCCGTTTTGGAAGGTAAATAACCTCAATACCTTCTTCAACCTGAATCACTCCCTGTTGTATAAGCCCACCCGCTACCAGGATGCCAACGTGTCGGCGGGCTTCAACACCACGTTCACCAAAAGCTTCATGACGGTGGGGGCAAACTTCGACGCCAACCCCGTTACGCACGATTACTACGAGCCCCGCCAGTACCCGCTGGGCGACTACTACGTGCGGGTGCCGGTGAATGCCAACCTGGGCGGCTTTATCTCCTCTGATTACCGCAAGAAGCTCGCGCTGGATGTAAACGCGGGTGTGCGCTGGTACGATACCGACGACCGCCTGGAACGCGCCCGGCCGCGCCGCATGGGCTACGGCTGGAACATCTCACCGCGCTACCGCGTCAGCAACCAGCTCAACTTCCGCTATAGCCTCGACTGGAACCTGCGCCAAAACCAGGTAGGCTACGTGAATGGTGGCCTAGACACGAGCCTGCCCGATGATGCGGAGTTCCGGAAAAACTACGCCACGGATGTGCTACTGGGCCGCCGCCGAGTGCTTACGGTCACGAACACGCTGTCGGGGGCATACACCTTCAACAACCGCATGTCGCTCACCATCCGCACGCGGCACTACACCAGCACCGTAAGCTACGCCGACTTTGCCCGCCTCGGCAAGAACGGCCAGGAAACCCTGGTTGATTACCGCCGCAACCGCGACAATACCTTCAATGCCTTCAACGTGGACGCCGTGTACTCGTGGTGGTTTGCACCGGGCTCTCAGGTAAGCATTGTGTGGAAGAATGCCAGCTCCTCTTTTCTGGAGGCCAACGAAGCCACCCCGCTTTACTTCGATAACCTGAACAACACCATCAATACCCCGCACAATAACAACGTTTCCATCAAAGTCCTCTATTACCTCGACTACCTGATGATAAAGCGGAAGCTGGCCAGCTAG
- a CDS encoding M56 family metallopeptidase has protein sequence MNWLEQLLPPALIRALGWTLVHSLWQGAVVALALAGLLLLLQRHRAAVRYNTAAASLVALLVLAAITFGRYYAAARTEVQKASAVSAVTTETMLPAAPAVAAEQPAVSAAPASTAVAAVADVAPAAAPAPTGLQAWLTYFDQNLPVLVAAWLLGLLAMTLRLLGGLAYVQRLRRYRVQPLAAEWQERLSTLAGRAGLQQPIELLESALVRVPVVVGHLRPVVLLPLGTVTGLSQTYLEAILAHELAHVARRDYLVNLVQSVAETLFFYHPAVWFLTACLRTERENCCDDMATAMVGGNPLTVARALAALAELSAVPATPAQLALSALGPDGSVLGRIKRLVQGRTAPTFTEGFMAACVVLGGMVLLTSAVAMADPRPVGTDGKEGGALSKLPFLLAEPDTTLITATEQELVDVEAVEMPDVPEIQDAADLASSWQDNGDKDKKRRKRSKQVVVVQEGARRPGTIVIEKDKKGRLTDLYVNGRRVETASANKKSKQKGQEVEVIRVAPNGQVWSNATPGFDFRFNDNFSRVFTVPGGGMSEADLNRLRWQAQPGAAQLWRVTPELRGRAFAIDRRELERNTRRALAQAEQNLREAQLNTTSEEERDRLESALEELHDQREEMENRLRERVDERREFEELKGLNGNLRVLSGNALRLEDSEATRRVADVARRESELARREGDKARRESDIARRISELARRREVAAKQKNQKEVTRLGQEITTLERQLATAHRETEAAHRETEAAHRETERVERDTNLRGSIRQSSNARSGGDEAVRRELLKDGLIEDDGNFQFKLNSTELVVNGKKQSAAMHTKYLRLVEAQTGNKLAKGSYNITRNTNSNSSTSYNDMPAPPRPPRAPRPMVPPVPPVPAAPAAPGVPAPPAPPAPPRLDSDEIRTELRKDGLLGASEKGFQLQLNDDGLTVNGKKQSEALADKYRQMLDVPNPNDTKGGKARRNIQISVSE, from the coding sequence ATGAACTGGCTCGAACAACTTTTGCCGCCCGCGCTCATCCGCGCCTTGGGCTGGACGTTAGTGCACTCGTTGTGGCAGGGTGCTGTGGTAGCGCTGGCCCTGGCGGGGCTCCTGCTGCTCTTGCAGCGGCACCGCGCCGCGGTGCGCTACAACACGGCCGCAGCCTCTTTGGTGGCCTTGCTGGTCTTGGCCGCCATTACGTTTGGGCGGTATTATGCTGCCGCTCGCACGGAGGTGCAAAAAGCCTCAGCCGTATCAGCCGTAACTACTGAAACCATGTTGCCAGCGGCGCCCGCCGTGGCCGCTGAGCAGCCAGCGGTAAGCGCGGCTCCCGCCAGCACGGCAGTAGCTGCGGTGGCCGACGTGGCCCCGGCAGCAGCTCCGGCCCCCACCGGCCTGCAGGCGTGGCTTACCTATTTTGACCAGAACCTGCCCGTATTGGTGGCCGCCTGGCTGCTAGGCCTATTGGCCATGACCCTGCGCCTGTTGGGCGGACTGGCCTACGTGCAGCGCCTGCGGCGCTACCGGGTACAGCCCCTCGCTGCAGAGTGGCAGGAGCGGCTGAGCACCCTGGCTGGCCGGGCCGGTTTGCAGCAGCCCATTGAGTTGCTGGAGTCGGCGCTGGTGCGGGTGCCCGTGGTGGTAGGCCACCTGCGGCCCGTGGTGTTGCTGCCGCTGGGTACGGTTACCGGCCTGAGCCAGACGTATCTGGAGGCCATCTTGGCCCACGAACTGGCCCACGTAGCGCGCCGCGACTACCTGGTAAACCTAGTGCAGTCGGTAGCCGAAACCTTATTTTTCTACCATCCGGCGGTATGGTTCCTGACCGCATGCCTGCGCACTGAGCGCGAAAACTGCTGCGACGACATGGCCACTGCCATGGTGGGCGGCAACCCGCTCACAGTAGCCCGCGCTTTGGCAGCCCTGGCTGAGCTAAGCGCCGTGCCCGCCACCCCAGCGCAGCTGGCGCTGTCGGCGCTGGGGCCCGATGGTTCCGTGCTGGGCCGTATTAAACGGCTGGTGCAAGGCCGCACGGCACCTACCTTTACAGAAGGTTTTATGGCTGCCTGCGTGGTGTTGGGTGGTATGGTGCTCCTAACCTCGGCCGTAGCCATGGCCGATCCTAGGCCAGTGGGGACCGATGGGAAAGAAGGCGGCGCCCTAAGCAAGCTGCCCTTCCTGCTGGCAGAACCTGATACCACCCTGATAACAGCCACCGAGCAGGAACTCGTAGATGTTGAGGCGGTCGAAATGCCCGACGTGCCGGAAATACAGGACGCAGCCGATCTGGCGTCCTCGTGGCAGGATAACGGAGATAAGGATAAAAAGCGCCGTAAGCGCTCCAAGCAGGTAGTGGTGGTGCAGGAAGGTGCCCGCCGCCCCGGCACCATCGTTATTGAAAAAGACAAGAAAGGCCGCCTGACGGATCTGTACGTGAACGGACGGCGCGTTGAAACGGCTTCCGCCAATAAGAAGAGCAAGCAGAAAGGGCAGGAGGTAGAGGTAATTCGGGTGGCGCCAAATGGCCAGGTATGGAGCAATGCTACTCCCGGCTTTGATTTCCGCTTCAACGACAACTTCTCCCGTGTATTTACGGTGCCCGGGGGTGGAATGAGCGAGGCCGATCTGAACCGCTTGCGTTGGCAGGCACAGCCGGGTGCGGCTCAGCTCTGGCGCGTAACCCCCGAGCTGAGAGGCAGAGCCTTCGCTATTGACCGCCGTGAGCTGGAGCGCAACACGCGCCGCGCATTGGCCCAGGCTGAGCAAAACCTGCGTGAAGCCCAACTCAATACCACCTCAGAGGAGGAGCGGGACCGGCTGGAAAGTGCCCTGGAGGAACTCCACGACCAGCGCGAGGAAATGGAAAACCGCCTGCGCGAAAGGGTTGATGAGCGTCGGGAGTTTGAAGAGCTTAAAGGCCTCAATGGCAATTTAAGAGTGCTAAGCGGCAATGCGCTGCGGTTAGAGGACAGCGAAGCCACCCGGCGCGTAGCCGATGTGGCCCGCCGCGAAAGTGAGCTGGCTCGCCGCGAGGGCGACAAAGCCCGTCGGGAAAGCGACATAGCCCGCCGGATCAGTGAGCTGGCGCGCCGGCGCGAAGTGGCTGCCAAGCAAAAGAACCAGAAGGAGGTAACCCGCCTGGGCCAGGAGATAACCACCCTGGAGCGGCAGCTGGCCACGGCTCACCGCGAAACGGAGGCGGCCCACCGCGAGACCGAAGCGGCTCACCGTGAAACGGAACGGGTAGAACGCGATACAAACCTGCGGGGCAGCATCCGGCAGAGCAGCAACGCCCGCAGCGGCGGTGATGAAGCGGTGCGCCGGGAGCTGCTCAAAGATGGCCTGATTGAAGACGACGGCAACTTCCAGTTCAAGCTCAATAGCACGGAGCTGGTGGTAAATGGCAAAAAGCAGTCGGCGGCTATGCACACGAAATATCTGCGCCTGGTAGAAGCGCAAACGGGTAACAAGCTCGCCAAGGGTTCTTACAACATTACCCGTAATACGAACAGCAATAGCAGCACTTCCTACAACGACATGCCTGCTCCGCCTAGGCCACCCCGGGCACCGCGACCAATGGTTCCGCCGGTGCCCCCCGTGCCGGCCGCCCCCGCCGCACCAGGCGTTCCTGCTCCGCCAGCGCCCCCAGCGCCCCCCCGCCTCGATTCCGACGAAATTCGGACGGAACTGCGCAAGGATGGGCTGCTGGGCGCCAGCGAGAAGGGCTTCCAGTTACAGCTAAACGACGACGGATTAACCGTGAATGGTAAGAAGCAGTCTGAGGCCCTGGCCGACAAGTATCGGCAAATGCTTGACGTGCCAAACCCCAATGACACCAAAGGCGGCAAGGCCCGCCGCAACATCCAGATCAGTGTGAGTGAATAG
- a CDS encoding BlaI/MecI/CopY family transcriptional regulator has protein sequence MNKSPAPKPTESELEILQVLWQHGPSTVRFVNDELSKKRDVGYTTTLKLLQLMLEKVLVFRDDESKTHIYRAAVREEETQGLLLDRFVESAFGGSAMKLVMQALGNRHTSQEELQQIRRLLNDIEIKNDTTPPSTDEAL, from the coding sequence ATGAACAAGTCACCTGCTCCTAAACCTACTGAATCTGAACTGGAAATTCTGCAGGTGCTTTGGCAACACGGCCCCAGCACTGTTCGGTTTGTAAATGATGAGCTCAGCAAAAAGCGTGATGTAGGCTACACTACTACGCTGAAGCTGCTGCAGCTAATGCTGGAAAAAGTCCTGGTTTTCCGCGACGACGAGAGCAAGACCCACATTTATCGGGCTGCCGTGCGCGAGGAGGAAACTCAGGGCCTGCTGCTCGACCGCTTCGTGGAATCGGCCTTTGGCGGCTCGGCCATGAAGCTGGTGATGCAGGCCCTGGGCAACCGCCACACCTCGCAGGAAGAACTCCAGCAAATCCGGCGCCTGCTCAACGACATCGAGATTAAGAACGACACCACCCCACCCTCAACCGACGAAGCCCTATGA
- a CDS encoding DUF4097 family beta strand repeat-containing protein, which translates to MKKHRFLLFFSLLLAGSAAKAQEYRTKLSGNDRKVVIEMQHGSEVTVEGYEGDELIIKGDRAEEPPKRAEGLKAVYNSAVDNTRMGLAVTKEANTVRIVKASRQDGHYTIRVPRSADVVYREMQWGGGSVVLQNLQGKLEVMMKSSDAKLLNVAGPVVANSTSGDITVRYNSLGNGPSAITNISGAIDVALPTATKATLMMRTISGEVYTDFDISLPKPANSTGLTQIGGQTLNGAINGGGTSISLKNVSGDVYVRKAK; encoded by the coding sequence ATGAAAAAGCATAGATTTCTTCTCTTCTTCAGCCTGCTGTTAGCTGGCTCTGCCGCCAAAGCGCAGGAATACCGCACCAAACTCAGCGGCAACGACCGCAAAGTGGTCATCGAAATGCAGCACGGCAGTGAAGTGACCGTGGAAGGCTACGAGGGCGATGAGCTAATCATTAAAGGCGACAGAGCCGAAGAACCCCCTAAGCGGGCGGAAGGCTTGAAGGCTGTGTACAACTCGGCCGTAGATAATACCCGTATGGGCCTGGCCGTGACCAAGGAGGCTAACACAGTGCGCATTGTAAAGGCCTCGCGGCAAGATGGGCACTATACCATTCGGGTGCCTCGCTCGGCCGATGTAGTATACCGGGAAATGCAGTGGGGGGGCGGCAGTGTAGTGCTGCAGAACCTTCAGGGCAAGCTGGAAGTGATGATGAAAAGCTCCGATGCCAAGCTGCTGAACGTGGCCGGCCCCGTGGTAGCCAACAGCACCAGTGGCGACATTACGGTGCGCTACAACTCCTTGGGTAATGGCCCCAGCGCCATCACCAACATTAGCGGCGCCATTGATGTGGCTCTGCCCACGGCCACCAAGGCCACGCTTATGATGCGTACCATCTCGGGAGAGGTATACACCGATTTTGATATCTCCTTGCCCAAACCCGCCAACAGTACCGGCCTGACCCAGATTGGGGGGCAGACGCTCAATGGCGCCATCAATGGGGGCGGCACTTCTATCTCGCTGAAAAATGTGAGCGGCGACGTGTACGTGCGCAAAGCCAAATAA
- a CDS encoding HEAT repeat domain-containing protein yields MFTNENHSPLSPDCSYLEPLLVDYAARTLPPAERAQVAAHLAQCPACQEKATQYSTLLTALDDLPPVLPPMGLRDDFQAMLAAEKAKLPTASLPKAHEANVVPLHPTTGTAAASTTVMWLRIAASIALLAVGTVFGLLLRQPAAPEMAAATPATDAQHLAAQLTAATQQPATASHRIQLVSDASGSSRPGDPTVLVLINTLNADPNPNVRLAAAEALYRLRADSLVAPALIQALPVQTDPNVQITLIELLVKLRNKQAVPQLKRLSQRPDALPAVRDQARQGINILI; encoded by the coding sequence ATGTTTACAAACGAAAATCATTCGCCTCTCTCGCCTGACTGCTCCTACCTGGAGCCGTTACTGGTAGACTATGCGGCCCGCACCCTGCCTCCCGCCGAGCGGGCCCAGGTAGCGGCCCACCTCGCCCAGTGCCCGGCGTGCCAGGAGAAGGCTACCCAATACAGCACCCTGCTCACGGCCCTCGACGATTTACCGCCCGTATTACCGCCCATGGGCCTGCGCGACGACTTCCAGGCCATGCTGGCGGCAGAAAAAGCGAAGTTGCCCACTGCTAGCCTGCCTAAGGCGCATGAAGCAAACGTGGTGCCCCTGCACCCAACCACTGGCACTGCTGCCGCCTCCACTACTGTAATGTGGCTGCGTATTGCGGCCAGTATAGCCCTGCTGGCAGTAGGTACGGTGTTTGGGTTGCTGCTGCGCCAGCCAGCCGCTCCGGAAATGGCCGCTGCTACACCTGCTACTGATGCCCAGCACCTAGCAGCACAGCTCACGGCGGCTACTCAGCAGCCAGCTACGGCCAGCCACCGCATTCAGCTGGTGAGCGATGCTTCTGGCAGCTCCCGCCCCGGCGACCCTACCGTGCTGGTGCTCATTAATACCCTCAACGCCGACCCCAACCCCAACGTGCGCCTGGCCGCCGCCGAAGCACTCTACCGTCTGCGGGCCGATTCATTAGTTGCCCCCGCCCTAATTCAGGCCCTGCCCGTGCAAACCGACCCCAACGTACAGATTACGCTCATTGAGCTGCTCGTGAAGCTGCGCAACAAGCAGGCTGTGCCCCAACTCAAACGCCTCTCCCAGCGTCCCGACGCGCTGCCGGCCGTGCGCGACCAGGCTCGCCAGGGCATCAACATCCTGATTTAA
- a CDS encoding RNA polymerase sigma factor, whose protein sequence is MQSPSDETLMEQVRDNDLDQLSTLFERYQGLLFGFLLRLTNDRDTAQDLVQNVFLRILKYRTSYQSTHPFKAWIYQLARNVYADHWKKHHVPAGDLEVAERTPTLRRAAMAGVAATYEGQDVQEALALLPSAQREILVLHRFQGFDYAEIGEMLGCSEGAARVKAHRALEALRKIYFS, encoded by the coding sequence GTGCAAAGCCCCAGCGACGAAACCCTGATGGAGCAAGTCCGTGACAACGACCTCGACCAGCTATCCACGCTGTTTGAGCGCTATCAAGGACTACTGTTTGGCTTTCTGCTGCGGCTGACCAATGACCGGGACACCGCTCAGGATTTGGTGCAGAATGTGTTTTTGCGCATCCTGAAGTACCGCACCAGCTACCAGTCAACCCACCCGTTTAAGGCGTGGATTTACCAGCTGGCCCGCAACGTGTACGCCGACCACTGGAAAAAGCACCACGTGCCCGCCGGCGACCTGGAAGTGGCGGAGCGGACGCCTACCCTGCGCCGCGCCGCAATGGCCGGCGTAGCGGCCACCTACGAGGGCCAGGACGTGCAGGAAGCCTTAGCCCTGCTGCCCTCGGCGCAGCGCGAAATACTGGTGCTGCACCGCTTCCAGGGCTTCGATTACGCCGAGATAGGAGAGATGCTGGGCTGCTCAGAAGGAGCGGCCCGCGTGAAAGCGCACCGGGCCCTGGAGGCCCTGCGTAAAATTTACTTCAGCTGA
- the folB gene encoding dihydroneopterin aldolase, producing MGQIALEGMEFFAFHGYYDEEQKIGNKYGVDLYIDTDLHAAGASDKLHETVNYEVLYRVVTEEMLAPARLLEHLGHRVMDRVLEEFPYIEGVRVSVSKFNPPLGGICHRARVTLERRRA from the coding sequence ATGGGTCAGATTGCACTGGAAGGAATGGAGTTTTTTGCTTTTCACGGGTACTATGATGAAGAGCAAAAAATCGGCAATAAGTACGGGGTTGACTTATACATCGACACTGACCTGCACGCCGCCGGAGCTTCCGACAAGCTGCACGAAACCGTAAACTACGAGGTGCTCTACCGCGTGGTAACGGAAGAGATGCTGGCTCCGGCGCGCTTACTGGAGCACCTAGGCCACCGCGTGATGGACCGGGTACTAGAGGAGTTTCCTTACATCGAGGGAGTACGCGTCAGCGTTTCGAAATTCAACCCGCCGCTGGGCGGCATCTGCCACCGCGCCCGCGTAACGCTGGAGCGGCGGCGGGCCTAG